One Candidatus Aminicenantes bacterium DNA segment encodes these proteins:
- a CDS encoding methylaspartate ammonia-lyase, with protein sequence MKIQRAVFSPGISAFFFDDQRAVKAGAAHDGFVYKGTPVTPGFRSIRQAGQSVSVNLILEDGSVAVGDCAAVQYSGAGGRDPLFQAAEIIPFLESRIRPLLEGRTINPFRTMAAEFEGLEFDGKRLHTAVRYGLSQALLSARALERRRLMAEVVAEEYGQAPPDARVPIFGQSGDNRYENVDKMILKEVDVLPHGLINHIDEKLGRNGEKLREYVEWLVRRIKALRRREDYRPALHIDVYGTIGAALGLDAGVIADYLAGLEKAAGGHRLYIEGPVDVEEKGRQIETLKAITEALRAKGCGVKIVADEWCNTLEDIRDFTDAGACHMVQIKTPDLGGVQNIAESVLYCKARGMEAYQGGTCNETDVSARACVHIAVAVRADLTLAKPGMGFDEGFTIVNNEMERILAVAKARREGATR encoded by the coding sequence ATGAAGATTCAGCGAGCTGTCTTCTCGCCCGGCATCTCGGCGTTCTTCTTCGATGACCAGCGTGCCGTCAAGGCCGGCGCGGCCCACGACGGATTCGTCTATAAGGGAACGCCGGTGACCCCGGGCTTCCGAAGCATTCGCCAGGCCGGGCAGAGCGTCTCGGTCAATCTGATCCTGGAGGACGGGTCCGTCGCCGTCGGCGACTGCGCCGCCGTCCAGTATTCCGGAGCCGGGGGGCGCGATCCGCTGTTCCAGGCGGCCGAAATCATCCCCTTCCTGGAGAGCCGCATCCGGCCGCTCCTCGAGGGTCGGACGATCAATCCGTTCCGGACCATGGCGGCCGAATTCGAGGGTCTGGAGTTCGACGGCAAGCGTCTCCACACCGCGGTCCGCTACGGGCTGTCGCAAGCTCTTCTCAGCGCCCGGGCCCTGGAGCGGCGCCGGCTGATGGCCGAGGTCGTGGCCGAGGAATACGGCCAGGCCCCGCCCGACGCCCGCGTCCCCATTTTCGGGCAAAGCGGCGACAACCGCTACGAGAACGTGGACAAAATGATCCTCAAGGAGGTCGACGTCCTCCCGCACGGGCTCATCAACCACATCGACGAGAAGCTCGGCCGCAACGGCGAAAAGCTTCGCGAGTACGTCGAGTGGCTGGTCCGCCGGATCAAGGCCCTGCGCCGGCGCGAGGATTACCGGCCGGCGCTCCACATCGACGTCTACGGCACGATCGGCGCCGCCCTGGGCTTGGACGCCGGGGTCATCGCCGATTATTTGGCCGGGCTGGAAAAGGCCGCCGGCGGCCATCGCCTCTATATCGAGGGGCCGGTCGACGTCGAGGAGAAGGGCCGCCAGATCGAGACGCTGAAGGCGATCACCGAGGCCCTGCGGGCCAAGGGCTGCGGCGTCAAGATCGTGGCCGACGAGTGGTGCAACACGCTCGAGGACATCCGCGACTTCACCGACGCGGGGGCCTGCCACATGGTCCAGATCAAGACGCCCGACCTGGGCGGGGTGCAGAACATCGCCGAGAGCGTGCTGTACTGCAAGGCCCGCGGCATGGAGGCCTACCAGGGCGGCACCTGCAACGAAACCGACGTCTCGGCCCGGGCCTGTGTCCACATCGCCGTGGCCGTCCGGGCCGATCTGACCCTGGCCAAGCCCGGCATGGGCTTCGACGAGGGCTTCACCATCGTCAACAACGAGATGGAGCGCATCCTGGCCGTGGCCAAGGCCCGGCGGGAAGGAGCGACGAGATGA